In Oncorhynchus clarkii lewisi isolate Uvic-CL-2024 chromosome 2, UVic_Ocla_1.0, whole genome shotgun sequence, one DNA window encodes the following:
- the LOC139365199 gene encoding protein rapunzel-like, translating into MTSVAEWLVQNRGKIEKGVEIMGQASAVLAATVGQLHPVLEAVFVASSEILSNPEGQDARYLTEQFSMVNQKLEGIQAEIEQIALELQRTSLNKQNFDREAQMLSQYEKFQDFVNAKPKFKEKKMEKFLSHYENTDTDLNLDALYNAVTGDNTSGDPMLETVVSTEQRSRRAVEDFCARLKKLFVVGIIAVMGYASLKEGVVGDEMVKKWQERMEDVENRMKAAVDDCTENFADQAKLDMEHQLQEKPGSVDLDFTKSLLDTLVKKYDWVSWSIRVFNDKERIVFFNWLAGKKYHGRGGGANYFDVLTKNNIKVVISFSVQPKPINKGQIQQEIEGQKLKGNMMDVAQVLSRSLPNCLVHAVSHYKEVVETNNFQEDCYYYGKHKKAYLCIHPE; encoded by the coding sequence ATGACCAGTGTGGCAGAATGGCTCGTGCAGAACAGGGGCAAGATCGAGAAGGGGGTGGAGATCATGGGACAGGCCTCCGCAGTCCTGGCAGCCACTGTGGGTCAGCTCCATCCCGTCCTGGAGGCCGTGTTTGTAGCCTCCTCTGAGATCCTCAGCAACCCGGAAGGGCAGGATGCACGTTACCTGACTGAGCAGTTCAGCATGGTCAACCAAAAACTGGAAGGCATCCAGGCTGAGATCGAACAAATCGCCCTGGAGCTGCAGAGGACCTCCTTGAATAAGCAGAACTTTGACCGTGAGGCACAAATGCTCAGCCAGTACGAAAAGTTCCAGGACTTTGTCAACGCCAAGCCCAAGTTCAAAGAGAAGAAGATGGAGAAGTTCCTCAGCCATTATGAGAACACGGACACGGACTTGAACCTGGACGCGCTCTATAATGCTGTTACCGGGGACAATACCTCAGGTGACCCCATGCTGGAGACAGTGGTTTCCACAGAACAAAGGAGTAGAAGGGCGGTAGAAGATTTCTGTGCCAGGCTTAAGAAGCTCTTTGTGGTGGGCATCATTGCTGTCATGGGTTATGCCAGCCTCAAGGAAGGGGTTGTGGGGGATGAGATGGTGAAGAAGTGGCAGGAGCGTATGGAAGATGTTGAGAACCGCATGAAAGCAGCGGTGGACGATTGCACAGAAAACTTCGCTGATCAAGCCAAATTGGACATGGAACACCAGCTTCAGGAGAAACCTGGCAGTGTTGACCTTGACTTCACCAAATCCCTATTGGACACACTTGTTAAGAAATATGACTGGGTTAGCTGGTCCATCAGGGTCTTCAATGACAAGGAGCGAATTGTCTTTTTCAACTGGCTAGCTGGAAAGAAGTACCATGGCAGGGGAGGAGGAGCTAATTACTTTGATGTGTTGACCAAGAACAACATCAAAGTGGTGATCTCTTTCAGTGTACAGCCTAAGCCTATCAACAAGGGTCAGATTCAGCAAGAAATTGAGGGGCAGAAACTGAAGGGGAACATGATGGATGTGGCTCAGGTTCTCAGCAGAAGTCTCCCCAACTGCTTGGTGCATGCTGTCAGCCACTATAAGGAAGTGGTGGAGACCAACAACTTCCAAGAGGATTGTTACTACTATGGAAAACACAAAAAAGCGTACTTATGCATTCATCCTGAGTAG